The Spirulina subsalsa PCC 9445 region AGCATCTGGATTTGCCATAGAGCCAAGTCGAAAAAAATCTTTCACCGGGATGTAGGGGGATAGATGGGTTATGAGTTAATCAAACATATAACAAGGCCTTCGTAATTGTACCTCACTCCATGCCTCCCTATTATCCCCCCTCAATCACCCACACACCAACTGAACCTGCTCCTTCCATCCTTGAACCTTCCTCAGACACAATTTTAAATTCTTTTAAGATTTTGTATGCTGTTATACCAAAATTGGGAATCCTAAAAATGAGAAGACATTCACAATCAGTAACATTCTGAATCAGAATGAAGGAGGGAGCGGGATATGGGCAGATCGGCAAAACTGAGAAAACAGCGCAAAGCAGAACTGGACGAAACCTTAGCCGTGCAAGTATTTGGGAGTGTCGTTTATCCGGGACATCTTTTGTCTCCCTTAGCCATTTCCTTAGCGCGGGGAGCGTCAACAGAGATCATGAAGCGTTAATCAAAATCAGCCCAAAAAAAGGGGGGGAAAGAAGAAAGTGTTAACAAATCACGCTTTCTCTTTCCCCTGAGTCTTGACAGTGGATCACGACCCCTTGAGAACCCATACAATAAGTGCTACAACAGACCTGAAATGTCGCCACCTTAACCGCCCATACGGCTCATAGCGGGTCGATTTCCGCCAGCATCAGGTAAAGGGGCAAAGTACATCGTTAATCCCGTAAGGGCAAACAACAAAACAGTTGTCCAGAGTGGAAAACGATCCTTTTTGGGATCAGTAGGTTGGTGCATTTTATGACTCCTCGTTTCATGGGGACCTAAGTCCTTTGAAGTACCCCAACTTGCCTCGCTGAAGTTGGGGCTTCCAACAACAACTCAACTCAAGCCAACTCAACTCAAACACGGTTTTATTCGTCTTGCGAAGCCTCTTAGTCGATTGCTACGCAACGTTTCACGAACAGGTGGTTTGCAATCACCAGCAATGATAGCAAAAGATAAGAGAAAATGGAGATTTTGCCGTTTACTGGTTCGTCGGGCATTCATCCCTAACAATTACGAGGATCAGGAAATTCTGCCCGACATTAGTTTAAATCCCTTGGATCGCCTAAAATGCAATCTACTCCCAATTCAAAGATCGTCTATGTCTACTGCTATTGTTGAAATCCTGTCTTCAGAAGAAATCCGCCGGACAATTACCCGTTTATCCTCAGAAATTATTGAACGGATTGGGGATCTTTCTAAGCTCGTTTTAATAGGTATTTATACTAGAGGAGTTCCCCTTGCTGAACTGATAGCCGCCCAAATTGAGATATTAGAACAAGAAACCGTCCTGACTGGAGCGTTAGATATTACCTTTTATCGAGACGATCTAGATCAGATTGGCATGAGAACCCCAGCCAAGAGTCAGATTCCCTTTGATTTAACTGGAAAAATCGTGGTTTTGGTGGATGATGTGATCTATAAAGGGCGAACCATTCGTGCGGCATTAAATGCAGTGATTGAATATGGTAGACCAGAAGTGATTTATTTAGCGGTTTTAGTAGATCGGGGTCATCGGCAATTGCCCATTCATCCTGATTTTACCGGGAAGCACTTACCCACTTCCTCGGATGAAAATGTCAAGGTTTATTTCCAGACAATTGATGGCAGAGATGCGGTAGAATTAACTCGTGGCTCTTGATTCACAATTCTGATCAAAACATTTGATCTAAAACCCCGTCTTTCTAGGACGGCTTTTCTTGTTCCTGAATAGAGCGTTTAACAAAAATGTTGCGGAATTCCCCTTCCTCGCTTGCAGGGAGGGGATGGATAGCAACCCAGTAATAAACTGAGCGACAGCGAATCCTTAGATAAAATCCTTAGATAATCTGTTACACTGTTATCGGCAACACTGGTTCTCGATAATGTATAAGGCTTACAAGTATCGTATCTATCCTACTGACGAGCAAAAAGTATCCCTGGCTAAGGCGTTCAGATGCTGTCGTTGGTATTGGAATTTTGCCTTAGACTTGTGCCAAAAAAACTATATCGAGACGGGGAAAGGATTGTCTCGTGGATACATTCAAAGCCTGTTACCTAAACTAAAAAAGGAATATCCTTGGCTAACAGATGCCTACTCCCAATCCTTACAAGTGGTTGCACTTAATCTTTCTACTGCCTACAAAAACTTTTTTGAGAAACGGGCGCAGTTACCCCGTTTCAAGTCAAAGCATGGTCGGCAGTCTTTAAGTAGGGATAAATAATCAAAAAGGCTTGCCTTTTTCCGACTCCCCTTCCTGTTCCCCGTTCTCTGTTTTCCACCCAGAGCAGAGTTATATTGCTACGCAACGCGTCACGAAGTGAACAGCAAGCCCTAAGTATTTAAAAAATACCTTAAAAGTTGCCAACTCCTAGAGTTCTATTGCCAGAATAGGGACAAGCCCTGATACTTGAGGAGTCATGCCAGCGCTAGACCGTAAACTATTCCGAGATTTAGGACGATTGTGGGGACAAGCCCTAGCCATTGCGCTAGTCGTTGCTTGTGGGATTGCCTGCTTTGTCATGGCTCAAAGTGCTTATAACTCCCTCCAACTCACCCAACAGACCTATTACGATCGTTACCATTTCGCCGAAGTTTTCGCCAGTGTTAAACGCGCCCCCAACTCCCTAGAAGCCCGGATTCAGGATATACCCGGAGTCGCCCAAACAGAAACGCGGATTGTGGTGGATGTTAACTTAAACTTACCCGATCGTGTAGAACCCGCCACCGGACGGTTAATTTCCATTCCTCCCCAACAACATCCCCGTTTAAATGATATTCATATCAGTCAAGGTCGCTATATTGCCCCTAATCGAGGGGATGAAATCTTAATTAGTGAAGCTTTTGCCGAAGCCAATGATTTGGCCATTGGGGATAAAATCGGGGCGGTGATTAACGGGCGCTGGCAACAGTTGCAAATTGTCGGAATTGCTCTCTCCCCTGAATATATCTACGAAGTACGAGGAGGGGCGGACATTTATCCTGATAGTAAAAGTTTTGGTCTGTTGTGGATCAGTCGGGATGCTTTGGGTAGTGCCTTCAATATGGATGGGGCTTTTAATAATATTACCCTGACCCTCAGCCCACAAGCGCGGGAAGTGGAGGTGGTTAACCAACTGGATCATATTCTAGATGGCTATGGGAGTTTGGG contains the following coding sequences:
- the pyrR gene encoding bifunctional pyr operon transcriptional regulator/uracil phosphoribosyltransferase PyrR, whose amino-acid sequence is MSTAIVEILSSEEIRRTITRLSSEIIERIGDLSKLVLIGIYTRGVPLAELIAAQIEILEQETVLTGALDITFYRDDLDQIGMRTPAKSQIPFDLTGKIVVLVDDVIYKGRTIRAALNAVIEYGRPEVIYLAVLVDRGHRQLPIHPDFTGKHLPTSSDENVKVYFQTIDGRDAVELTRGS